A single region of the Austwickia chelonae genome encodes:
- the trxA gene encoding thioredoxin, giving the protein MGAVRATSDATFFEDVLSSDKPVLVDFWAEWCGPCRKVAPILDEIAAEHGDKLTIVKLDIEANQETAAQYGIVSIPTMNVYSGGQVVKSITGARPKPMLLKELAEFI; this is encoded by the coding sequence ATGGGAGCTGTGCGCGCTACCTCTGACGCCACCTTCTTCGAGGACGTACTGAGCAGCGATAAGCCGGTACTCGTTGACTTCTGGGCCGAGTGGTGCGGCCCGTGCCGCAAGGTCGCTCCGATCCTCGACGAGATCGCTGCGGAACATGGCGACAAGCTCACGATTGTGAAGCTGGACATCGAGGCCAACCAGGAAACCGCTGCACAGTACGGCATCGTCAGCATTCCGACGATGAACGTCTACTCCGGTGGCCAGGTCGTCAAGTCCATCACCGGAGCCAGGCCGAAGCCTATGCTGCTGAAAGAACTCGCAGAGTTCATCTGA
- the trxB gene encoding thioredoxin-disulfide reductase encodes MSTTDVRNVIIIGSGPAGYTAAVYAARANLNPLVFTGSVTAGGALMNTTEVENFPGFPEGIMGPDLMDNMRAQAERFGAELVADDVMSVDLTGAIKTVTDGSGTTHQAHAVILAMGSAYRELGLPDEKRLSGRGVSWCATCDGFFFRNQDIVVVGGGDSAVEEATFLTKFARSVTLVHRRDELRASKIMAERAHSNEKVKFAWNSQVVGIQGEDKVTGIILQDTQTEEQRSIEATGVFIAIGHDPRNELVRGQVELDDEGYVRCIERSSRTNLTGVFACGDLVDHTYRQAITAAGSGCAAALDAERYLASLEG; translated from the coding sequence ATGAGCACCACGGACGTGCGCAATGTCATCATCATCGGTTCCGGACCCGCGGGATACACCGCTGCGGTCTACGCAGCCAGGGCCAACCTCAACCCTCTCGTCTTCACCGGTTCGGTCACCGCTGGCGGCGCCCTGATGAACACCACCGAGGTGGAGAACTTCCCTGGGTTCCCCGAAGGCATCATGGGACCTGACCTGATGGACAACATGCGTGCGCAGGCGGAACGTTTCGGCGCCGAGCTCGTAGCCGACGATGTCATGTCGGTAGACCTCACCGGAGCGATCAAGACGGTGACCGATGGTTCTGGAACAACCCATCAGGCCCACGCCGTGATCCTCGCGATGGGGTCGGCATATCGTGAGCTCGGACTTCCCGACGAAAAACGACTTTCCGGGCGTGGAGTCAGCTGGTGCGCGACCTGTGACGGGTTCTTCTTCCGTAACCAGGACATCGTGGTCGTCGGGGGTGGCGACTCCGCTGTCGAAGAGGCCACCTTCCTGACGAAGTTCGCACGTTCGGTGACACTCGTTCACCGCCGCGACGAATTGCGAGCCAGCAAAATCATGGCCGAACGCGCGCACAGCAACGAGAAGGTTAAATTCGCATGGAACTCCCAGGTCGTGGGAATCCAAGGCGAGGACAAGGTCACTGGAATTATCCTGCAAGACACGCAAACCGAAGAGCAGCGGTCCATTGAGGCCACCGGTGTCTTCATCGCCATCGGCCACGACCCTCGGAACGAGTTGGTACGGGGCCAGGTTGAACTCGACGACGAAGGCTACGTCCGGTGCATCGAACGCAGCAGCCGCACCAATCTGACCGGTGTCTTCGCTTGCGGAGATCTCGTCGACCACACTTACCGTCAGGCCATCACTGCTGCAGGATCCGGATGCGCTGCAGCTCTGGATGCAGAACGCTACCTGGCTTCGTTGGAGGGCTGA